In the Halorussus salinus genome, TCCGTGTGTCGAGGGTGTCGGGGTCCGTACTCATGATACTCCGGCCGCATCTCGGACTGCGACGCGGTTCGGTTAAGTACTTTCTATGAGCCATATATATCCGTTAGCTCGAATCTGAACGCTCCGTAACTTCCTAGCGGTCGCTGCTCGCTCACCAACCTCGGAATTATATCACTATATTGGCGATAAATTTTATATATTGTATGGGCAAAATATATTCTGGAGCAAAAATGACAGATAAAAACTATTCGACTCCGAGTCGAAGAGCGGTGTTGAAGAGTGCGGGCGTCGGCATGGCCGGGTTCGTCGGCGTGACGGGCACGAGCGGTGCCGCGGAAGTCGGCGTGGACGAACAGCAGGCGGCCCAACTCGACGCGCCTCACGACTCCGCGACCGACGCGGCGGCGGTCCTCGAAGACCACGGGGGCGACCTGTTGGCGGCGCTCTCGCAGGCCGACGTTCTCCCGGCCGCTACCGTCTCCGAACTCGACGCCGAGACGTTGCTCAGTTACTCGGAACACGTCGATGGTCGTGAGGGACTGTTCAGTTCGGTCACGACGCTCGCCGAGCCGACCTCGCGCGTGACGCTCCGCAAGCACGTCGGCGACCGAGTGGTCGAGCTGTTCGTCCATCCGGAAGCTGGCGATCACTACGCAGTCGTCCGCTCACAGGACTCCTCGGACGCGACCATCGTCCGCCCGCAAGACCTCGACAGCGACGCGCAGGACGGTGACGTGGGAACGAACGCCGACTACGTCGGCTACAGTTGCGAGGTCTACATCTACAGCGACTGCTCGTACGACTTCTACCCGTGGTTCGTGGACGACTCGGGCTGTTACAAGGGTTCGCGCTCGGGGTGCTGTAGCGAGGGCTACAAGCCGCGACCCTGCTGACGGACGAGGAGATTCGCTCGCGTTGACGAACTCCCAGCGCGGCCGCTGGTGGTTTCGGTTCATCTTTTCGAAGCCGACGACCGAGGAGGTCGAATTCCGACGACTCTATCGACCGGTTTCCCTAGTCACGCTACTCGTCCAATCGGATGTAGACGGCCGCCCGCGCTCCCACCTTCTTCTTGTGGAGGTCCCCCTGCTCTACGAGCGTTTCGAGCTTGTTGTACGCCGCGGGCCGGGAACACGCGACTTCGTCGGCGACTTCGCTGGTGGTCAACACCGGCAGGTCGGTCTCCTCGAAGACCGCCATCACGGCATCGAGCGTGACCTCCTCGACGTATTTCCCGCCCTCGTCGCGCTCCCGTTCGTCCATAGAGGTAGGTCGGATAGTAGTCCACTTAGTTCCATTGTCTACGAAGTTATTGGAAAACTTTTTCATCTATAACTACGTAGTTATAGGTAGAAGGTCGCCGCCCCTCGGGGCGTACTCCTCGCGGAAAACGCCCGGCGTCAGAGCGCCGGACGGTGGCCTTCTGTGGAGCAGAAAGCCATGTCCAAGTCAGCCACCTACCGACTTGAGTGTGACGAACAGGTCCGAAAACGTCCACGATGGGTCCCGTTCGGGGTCACTCGCTTCGGTGAGACCGCATGAAGTCCACTCGTCTCGTCGTCGAAGGCGTGTCTCCCGACGAGATTACCGTCGATCTCCTCGTGGCAGTCGAGGAGGCCGCACAAGACCACGACCTCGGAGTAGAAGGTATCTCGATTCAACGAAGAAGATAGAACGCGGACGGGATACCGATTCGCCGCTCACGAAGTGGCGAGCGCACGAGACGCTCGCCGTATTGTTCGCGGCAGAATAGTGGGTCGGGGCGGATTGCGAACCTGAGCAAGACATTCCTGCTCGCTTCGCTGCGCGGGCCTGTGACTTGCTGGGTTCGAATCCGCCCGCCGAACAGTATTTGCGACTCGTGGATTTGCGAGTAGACAAGCTACTCGCAGTCGAACTCGTCGCAAAATCATGGGTCGGGGCGGATTCGAACCGCCGACCTGCTCCGTGTGAAGGAGCTGTCATAACCGGACTAGACTACCGACCCGCGCATTCCATTCTTCCCCCTTCCGGGACTTAAGACTTACTTTACAATCGGAAACACGCGTGCCGTCCGGGACTCGGCGATGCCCGAACGCACACGCCGTCTCAGACTCGCTCGCGGGCCTTGCGCATCGCTCGCCGGGCGCGGGCGGCGGCCTCGTCCTCGGTCGATTTCAACTCGGCTTGCCACCGCTGGACGCGAGTCGTCGGCTCCTCGTCGCGACCGGTCGCCTTCCGGACTCGTCGCTCGACCGGGGCTAGCTCCTCGCGAACGCCGCGAGTGAGGTGTTTCCCCGCGCGCTTGCCGTAGTACCACGCGTCTTCGAAGTGTTTGTTCATGTCTCACGCACCATTATGTTCTTACGACGAGGACA is a window encoding:
- a CDS encoding response regulator of citrate/malate metabolism; its protein translation is MDERERDEGGKYVEEVTLDAVMAVFEETDLPVLTTSEVADEVACSRPAAYNKLETLVEQGDLHKKKVGARAAVYIRLDE
- a CDS encoding DUF7553 family protein, whose translation is MNKHFEDAWYYGKRAGKHLTRGVREELAPVERRVRKATGRDEEPTTRVQRWQAELKSTEDEAAARARRAMRKARERV